In one window of Prosthecobacter vanneervenii DNA:
- a CDS encoding nuclear transport factor 2 family protein: MKTLLTSLICLISIISFAEEAPLAAVQAADDARVAAMKAPDREKLGAIFSDELRYAHSTGVVDTKTSFIDVLVAGKTKYQEIDYVERKFTFPAPGIALMTGSAKLKIGTEAGTLEPTLAFLAVWRLENGKWRFLAWQSCKLTPPGAAAK, translated from the coding sequence ATGAAGACACTGCTGACCTCCCTGATCTGCCTGATCTCAATCATTTCCTTTGCCGAAGAAGCACCGCTGGCAGCGGTGCAGGCGGCAGATGATGCGCGTGTGGCCGCAATGAAGGCGCCGGATCGTGAAAAGCTGGGAGCCATTTTTTCGGATGAACTGCGCTACGCCCATTCGACGGGTGTAGTGGACACAAAGACGTCGTTTATTGATGTGCTGGTGGCGGGCAAAACGAAGTATCAGGAGATCGATTATGTGGAGAGGAAGTTTACGTTTCCAGCACCGGGGATCGCGCTGATGACGGGAAGTGCGAAGCTGAAGATCGGGACGGAGGCAGGCACCCTGGAACCGACACTGGCGTTTCTGGCGGTGTGGAGACTGGAGAATGGAAAGTGGCGGTTTCTGGCGTGGCAGTCGTGCAAGCTGACGCCGCCGGGGGCTGCCGCGAAGTAG
- a CDS encoding alpha/beta hydrolase family protein yields MNTRIFLVLLTVFVLSAAAEDTLPKTADTFDVDGHKAFLYAAPASAPGRPWVWYAPTLKGVSLAGRKMYFEAFMKAGISLAGYDLGEVRGAPGSTAKFSLFYEEMVRRGYSPKPILLGQSRGGMMTLAWAFRNPDKVRAWVGIYPVCNLASWPLKNSKPQTLTDYGLSEEELNGRLKEFNPVDNLQGLLANKVPMFSVHGDSDVVVPLELNTSLLQERYKAGGGQIEVKVIPGEGHKVGPSFFECRELVDFVLKHADH; encoded by the coding sequence ATGAACACCCGCATTTTTCTCGTCCTGCTCACCGTTTTCGTGCTGTCTGCTGCAGCAGAAGACACTCTGCCGAAAACGGCCGACACTTTTGATGTAGATGGTCACAAAGCCTTTCTCTACGCGGCCCCCGCCTCTGCACCCGGGAGGCCCTGGGTGTGGTATGCACCGACTTTGAAGGGCGTGTCTTTGGCTGGACGGAAGATGTATTTTGAGGCTTTCATGAAAGCGGGGATCAGCCTTGCAGGATATGACCTGGGAGAGGTGCGAGGCGCGCCGGGAAGCACAGCGAAGTTTTCGCTGTTTTATGAGGAGATGGTGAGGCGTGGATACTCGCCTAAGCCGATACTGCTGGGACAGAGCCGGGGCGGCATGATGACGCTGGCGTGGGCGTTTCGGAATCCGGACAAGGTACGTGCGTGGGTGGGCATCTACCCGGTGTGCAATCTGGCGAGCTGGCCGCTGAAGAACTCGAAGCCACAGACGCTGACTGATTACGGACTGTCTGAAGAGGAGCTGAATGGGAGGCTGAAGGAGTTTAATCCGGTGGACAATCTACAAGGATTGCTGGCGAACAAGGTGCCGATGTTTTCGGTGCACGGGGATTCGGATGTGGTGGTGCCCCTGGAGCTGAACACGTCTCTCCTGCAGGAGAGGTACAAGGCGGGCGGAGGGCAGATCGAGGTGAAGGTTATTCCAGGAGAGGGACACAAGGTGGGACCTTCATTTTTTGAGTGTCGGGAGCTGGTGGACTTTGTTTTAAAGCACGCCGATCACTGA
- a CDS encoding SUMF1/EgtB/PvdO family nonheme iron enzyme: MRYQTPACLAAFLLASFTGLAADTITNSIGMKLVRIEAGSFVMGQNGPAADYKMTKHPEKFDDADWDEKPAHRVVITQAFQMGVTEVTVGQYRQFAPGFHAKEADDAAVNGVTWDEAVKFCEWLSKKEDKTYRLPTEAEWEYACRAGTTTLFNTGDSLPDGFQPWWSDIGYAERYFTGGMMPQPYRKGAKTGLRVAQTAANAWGLHDMHGNVAEWCLDWYGPYEAGEQTDPVGRSEGNFRVFRGGHHSSFVRLLRSANRAAWLPQTGSNRVGFRVVMGEMPAGKTLAPAPPPLNAQKVSQGVAEITPAPQDVPVFIGPKPYVKIEKDSFGPLFSSHNHSPGIAECPNGDLLAVWYSCVDEGGAELCNVASRLRKGAKEWETASPFWDGADVNDHGPKIWWDGKATLYHLVKGRDENLVRTSTDNGASWSAALVLEPAGEFGNQMIRLTDGTMVITHDSRQCSLVFSRDEGKTWGFNDVKQRASDFRPGGKGFRHPGIHAPIVQLNDGRLMAFSRNDPPEDQAKFELKTPISYSSDLGKSWTYEASEFSAISSVQRAVMIRLQEGGILLCSFTDQWRDWKNRKGMSFKSKAGEFTGYGMFAAVSFDEGKTWPVRRLITPGGKERSVNGIDRVMFTLSDTMAEPCGYLSATQTRDGNIQLITSKNHYVFNLAWLKTLP; the protein is encoded by the coding sequence ATGAGATACCAAACACCTGCCTGCCTTGCGGCTTTCCTGCTTGCCTCATTCACGGGGCTGGCAGCGGATACGATCACGAACTCCATCGGCATGAAGCTGGTGCGCATTGAAGCGGGGTCATTTGTAATGGGGCAGAATGGACCGGCGGCGGATTACAAGATGACGAAGCACCCGGAGAAGTTTGATGATGCGGACTGGGATGAGAAGCCTGCGCATCGGGTGGTGATCACGCAGGCTTTTCAAATGGGCGTGACCGAGGTGACTGTGGGGCAGTACCGGCAATTCGCGCCGGGGTTTCATGCGAAGGAAGCGGATGACGCTGCTGTGAATGGTGTGACGTGGGATGAGGCGGTGAAGTTTTGTGAATGGCTCTCAAAGAAAGAGGACAAGACCTACCGGCTGCCCACCGAGGCGGAATGGGAGTATGCCTGCCGAGCGGGAACGACGACGCTGTTTAACACCGGTGACAGCCTGCCGGATGGCTTTCAGCCGTGGTGGAGCGACATCGGCTATGCGGAGCGTTATTTTACCGGTGGGATGATGCCGCAGCCCTACCGCAAAGGGGCGAAGACAGGTCTGCGCGTGGCACAGACGGCGGCCAATGCCTGGGGGCTGCATGACATGCATGGGAATGTGGCGGAATGGTGTCTGGACTGGTATGGGCCGTATGAAGCCGGAGAGCAGACGGATCCAGTGGGGCGCAGCGAGGGGAATTTCCGTGTCTTCCGAGGAGGGCATCATTCCAGCTTTGTGCGACTGCTGCGCTCGGCGAATCGCGCGGCATGGCTGCCGCAAACGGGCAGCAACCGGGTGGGTTTTCGTGTGGTGATGGGAGAGATGCCGGCTGGCAAGACGCTGGCACCTGCGCCACCGCCTTTGAATGCCCAGAAGGTGAGCCAGGGGGTGGCGGAGATCACGCCAGCGCCACAGGATGTGCCGGTTTTCATCGGACCGAAGCCGTATGTGAAGATCGAGAAGGATTCCTTCGGTCCGCTGTTTTCCAGTCACAATCACAGCCCTGGAATCGCGGAGTGTCCGAACGGTGATCTGCTGGCGGTGTGGTACTCGTGCGTGGACGAGGGCGGGGCTGAGCTGTGCAATGTGGCGAGCCGTCTGAGGAAAGGGGCGAAGGAATGGGAAACGGCATCGCCATTCTGGGATGGTGCGGATGTGAACGACCATGGGCCAAAGATCTGGTGGGATGGGAAAGCGACCTTGTATCATCTGGTGAAAGGTCGTGATGAAAACCTGGTGAGGACTTCAACAGATAACGGCGCGAGCTGGTCGGCGGCTCTTGTGCTGGAGCCCGCTGGTGAGTTTGGGAATCAGATGATCCGACTCACGGATGGGACGATGGTCATTACTCATGATTCGAGGCAGTGCAGCCTGGTCTTCAGCCGTGATGAGGGAAAGACCTGGGGCTTTAACGATGTGAAACAGCGGGCGAGTGATTTCAGGCCGGGTGGCAAAGGCTTCCGCCATCCGGGGATTCATGCGCCGATTGTGCAGCTGAATGATGGACGGCTGATGGCGTTCAGCCGTAATGATCCGCCGGAAGATCAGGCGAAGTTTGAGCTGAAGACGCCGATCAGCTACAGCAGCGATCTGGGAAAGAGCTGGACCTATGAGGCCAGTGAATTTTCGGCGATCAGCAGCGTGCAGCGTGCGGTGATGATCCGCCTGCAAGAGGGCGGCATTCTTTTGTGCAGCTTCACTGATCAGTGGCGTGACTGGAAGAACCGGAAGGGGATGAGCTTTAAATCGAAGGCTGGTGAGTTCACCGGCTATGGGATGTTTGCGGCGGTGTCTTTTGATGAAGGCAAAACGTGGCCTGTGCGACGGCTGATCACGCCCGGAGGGAAAGAGCGGTCTGTGAATGGGATTGACCGGGTGATGTTCACACTAAGCGACACAATGGCGGAGCCGTGCGGCTATCTCTCTGCGACGCAGACTCGGGATGGGAACATTCAGCTGATCACCAGCAAGAACCATTATGTTTTCAATCTGGCGTGGCTGAAAACCCTGCCGTGA
- a CDS encoding sialidase family protein produces MKPILLTLLTLGAAAISAEPPTATTLSPDDYGITAKTPPVIKVDPGPRYFPRLRTWQGIPSIERTAKGRLWATWYAGPLSEGSSGNYALLVTSSDDGLTWSDPVAVYDPTSFFDGSTGDPHVWIDPQGRLWWFVFRILKVKHADGIRSEWGFCCENPDDPMPKWNAPVFAGFGLGLNKPTVLSNGDWLRPIDNSQEVKQGTRTQFYVSHDQGKSFSFFSKLSIKDVSFAEHMAVERKDGSLLMMARTTYGIAQAESFDHGATWVNEGPFTKERGVNTRFFLRRLKSGALLMVVNDVPRGRDRMTAMLSEDDGKTWPHKLVLDERKHVSYPDGTEGANGFIYVTYDRGRYELGEQEILFAKITEADIKAGKLVSEGSKLKQVISRLADAQGGVHHTREPQLMEEAFEKSRGKTKP; encoded by the coding sequence ATGAAACCTATCCTCCTGACTTTGCTCACCCTAGGGGCTGCGGCCATATCCGCAGAGCCACCCACGGCGACGACGCTTTCACCGGATGATTATGGCATCACGGCGAAGACGCCGCCGGTGATCAAGGTGGATCCGGGGCCGAGGTATTTTCCAAGACTGCGGACGTGGCAGGGCATACCAAGCATCGAGCGAACGGCGAAGGGCCGCCTGTGGGCCACGTGGTATGCGGGCCCCTTGAGCGAGGGGAGCAGCGGGAACTATGCTCTACTGGTGACCAGCAGCGATGACGGACTGACGTGGTCGGACCCTGTGGCGGTGTATGATCCCACGAGCTTCTTTGACGGGAGCACGGGGGATCCGCATGTGTGGATCGATCCGCAGGGGAGGCTGTGGTGGTTTGTGTTTCGGATTCTGAAGGTGAAACATGCGGATGGCATCCGGTCGGAGTGGGGCTTTTGCTGTGAGAACCCTGACGACCCGATGCCGAAGTGGAATGCGCCTGTGTTTGCGGGTTTTGGACTGGGGCTGAACAAACCGACGGTGCTGTCCAATGGAGACTGGCTGCGGCCGATCGACAACAGCCAGGAAGTCAAACAGGGGACGCGAACGCAGTTTTATGTGTCGCACGATCAAGGAAAGAGCTTTTCGTTTTTCTCGAAGCTGAGCATCAAGGACGTGTCCTTTGCGGAGCACATGGCGGTGGAGCGAAAAGACGGGAGCCTGCTGATGATGGCGCGGACGACGTATGGGATCGCGCAGGCGGAGTCGTTTGATCATGGAGCGACGTGGGTGAACGAAGGGCCGTTTACGAAGGAGCGCGGGGTGAACACGCGCTTCTTTTTGCGGCGACTCAAATCCGGCGCACTGCTGATGGTGGTGAATGATGTGCCACGCGGGCGTGACCGCATGACGGCGATGCTTTCCGAGGACGATGGGAAGACCTGGCCACACAAGCTCGTGCTGGATGAGCGCAAGCATGTGAGCTACCCCGACGGCACTGAAGGGGCGAACGGCTTTATTTATGTGACGTATGACCGAGGCCGCTATGAACTGGGAGAGCAGGAGATCCTCTTTGCGAAGATCACAGAGGCTGACATCAAGGCTGGCAAGCTGGTGAGTGAAGGCAGCAAACTGAAACAGGTGATCAGCCGTCTGGCGGACGCGCAAGGCGGCGTGCATCACACACGCGAGCCGCAGCTGATGGAGGAGGCTTTTGAGAAGAGCCGGGGGAAAACGAAGCCGTAG
- a CDS encoding alpha/beta hydrolase family protein codes for MRICLLVAALALNTIHAAEPPKPTHADVAYGAHAHQLIDIHLPPKGEGPFPALLWYGGIWKASKHAVDVNRFFPHGIAVIAVEVRTMEDATKDKVKEPISYVLEDAMSAVKFVRENAAKWNLNAGKIALGGGSQGALPALYVGCKAPELVTCVAAYRCQPTIDPKRMQEWVPGVQWGAPALGCSFEESLKRRDELLPVIQKWSPDWLLSKSAAPMYFENEWGMTKPDDIVETKVDSSGKKTEVHKPLTQNNYDVHSPAWAVGFQKLALAAGAVCHVKYPGHPTEGYYDIWNFIIKQLTSKP; via the coding sequence ATGAGAATTTGTTTACTGGTCGCCGCACTGGCCCTGAACACCATACACGCGGCAGAGCCGCCGAAGCCGACGCATGCCGATGTGGCGTATGGTGCGCATGCGCATCAACTGATCGACATTCACCTGCCGCCGAAAGGCGAGGGCCCCTTCCCTGCCCTGCTCTGGTATGGCGGGATCTGGAAGGCATCCAAACATGCGGTGGATGTGAACCGCTTTTTTCCGCATGGGATTGCAGTGATTGCGGTGGAGGTGCGGACGATGGAGGATGCGACCAAGGACAAGGTGAAGGAACCGATCTCCTATGTGCTGGAGGATGCGATGAGCGCGGTGAAGTTTGTGCGCGAGAACGCGGCCAAGTGGAACCTCAATGCGGGCAAGATCGCGCTGGGGGGAGGATCGCAGGGGGCACTGCCGGCGCTGTATGTGGGCTGCAAGGCACCTGAACTGGTGACGTGCGTGGCGGCGTACCGCTGCCAGCCGACGATCGACCCGAAGAGGATGCAGGAGTGGGTGCCTGGGGTGCAGTGGGGTGCGCCGGCTCTGGGCTGCAGCTTTGAGGAATCTCTGAAACGCCGTGATGAACTCCTGCCGGTGATTCAGAAGTGGTCGCCGGACTGGCTGCTGAGCAAGAGTGCCGCGCCGATGTATTTTGAGAACGAGTGGGGCATGACGAAGCCGGATGACATCGTGGAGACCAAGGTGGACAGCAGCGGGAAGAAGACCGAAGTGCACAAGCCCCTGACGCAGAACAACTACGATGTGCACTCGCCCGCGTGGGCCGTCGGATTTCAGAAACTGGCACTTGCGGCAGGTGCCGTCTGCCATGTGAAGTATCCGGGTCATCCCACCGAAGGGTATTACGACATCTGGAATTTTATTATCAAACAACTGACATCCAAACCATGA
- a CDS encoding RICIN domain-containing protein, whose product MLKISSFSVLFLAVFAATAPAEDWGAYQIVPVSAPEYVLEAVGGTKPGDVISIQKPKGGANQKWIIHPKGEGWYQLMPTSQPGLVLTVASGGKKNGEKVTVEEDRKAGAQLWSITKQENGSYALEPKHAPGMGLDHLGGKKEAGAKIDLWQHNPNDQHLQWQIKPLAGSAIAGAVAAEATPSYVPPAIKPEDILPGTIKQTQFNQSKVFPGTVRDVTVFIPAQYDGSKPACVYVKTDGYNAREKTFMETLIATKEMPVTIGVFVKPGTLPAPMKGTMDRRNRDLEYDGVGDENVRFLHDELLPFVAKEFGLNLSTDGNDRCISGGSSGGIAAFTAAWHRPEAFSRVYAASGSWVAFRGGHEFPTMVRKFEAKPIRAYLTTATHDMENCAGDWYLLDLEMDKALKFSGYDYQFRSIEGRHVAGYAENYLEAMAFLWKGWPERVKAGPSAPRAQEVIVPGEGWELLAEGFKSTRGPSCNEKGEVYFADTSNNKIHRIDVDGKVSEFVKDVNAHCVSVGADGKVYTISEKSGKLMSFDACGAGNVVMEDILGHSILAMPNGNLYVTTNGEKPREEGTVWLIKDGKKTLLDRGIKFATGMAYRPDQWLLSVAEGHSKWAYSYQINDDGTLKNKERFFHLHVADWDDDAGPECLCYSIEGRQFIATKSGVQISADDGPTQIILPVPDRSRVTAVAIGGKDKDTLYAFCMSKIWKRKILQHAMGAWSPWTKMNGTKL is encoded by the coding sequence ATGCTCAAAATTTCCTCCTTCAGCGTCTTATTCCTGGCAGTCTTTGCTGCAACAGCTCCAGCCGAAGACTGGGGCGCCTACCAGATCGTGCCGGTCAGCGCGCCGGAGTACGTCCTCGAAGCTGTGGGTGGAACCAAGCCGGGAGATGTTATTTCCATTCAGAAGCCGAAGGGTGGAGCGAACCAGAAATGGATCATCCATCCCAAGGGAGAGGGATGGTATCAGCTGATGCCGACCTCGCAACCAGGGCTGGTGCTCACGGTGGCAAGCGGCGGCAAGAAGAATGGGGAGAAAGTCACCGTCGAAGAAGATCGAAAGGCGGGCGCGCAGCTGTGGTCGATCACGAAGCAGGAAAACGGCAGCTATGCGCTGGAGCCGAAGCATGCGCCGGGGATGGGACTGGATCATCTTGGCGGAAAAAAGGAGGCGGGGGCGAAGATCGACCTGTGGCAGCACAATCCGAATGACCAGCATCTGCAATGGCAGATCAAACCGCTGGCGGGCAGCGCGATCGCCGGAGCAGTGGCTGCGGAAGCTACGCCCAGCTATGTGCCGCCAGCGATCAAGCCGGAGGATATCCTGCCGGGGACGATCAAGCAGACGCAGTTTAACCAGAGCAAGGTGTTTCCGGGCACGGTGCGTGATGTGACGGTCTTTATCCCGGCTCAGTATGATGGCAGCAAGCCTGCGTGTGTGTATGTGAAGACGGATGGCTACAATGCGCGTGAGAAGACTTTCATGGAGACGCTAATAGCCACGAAGGAGATGCCGGTGACGATTGGCGTCTTTGTGAAGCCGGGAACGCTGCCGGCGCCGATGAAGGGCACGATGGACCGGCGGAATCGTGACCTGGAGTATGATGGTGTGGGCGATGAGAATGTGCGCTTTTTGCACGATGAGCTGCTGCCGTTTGTGGCGAAGGAGTTTGGGCTGAACCTTTCGACGGATGGGAATGACCGGTGCATCTCAGGCGGGAGCAGCGGGGGCATCGCGGCATTCACGGCGGCGTGGCATCGGCCGGAGGCCTTTAGCCGAGTGTATGCGGCGAGCGGAAGCTGGGTGGCCTTCCGTGGCGGACATGAGTTTCCGACGATGGTGCGGAAGTTTGAAGCCAAGCCAATACGCGCCTACCTGACGACGGCAACGCATGACATGGAGAACTGCGCGGGTGACTGGTATCTGCTGGATCTGGAGATGGACAAGGCGCTGAAGTTTTCCGGGTATGACTATCAGTTTCGCAGCATCGAGGGACGCCACGTAGCGGGCTATGCGGAGAACTATCTGGAGGCGATGGCCTTTCTCTGGAAAGGCTGGCCGGAGCGTGTGAAAGCGGGGCCGAGCGCACCGAGAGCGCAGGAGGTGATCGTACCCGGTGAGGGGTGGGAGCTGCTGGCGGAGGGCTTTAAGAGCACGCGCGGGCCTTCATGCAATGAGAAGGGCGAGGTGTACTTTGCGGATACGAGCAACAACAAGATTCACCGCATTGATGTGGATGGGAAGGTGAGCGAGTTCGTGAAGGATGTGAATGCGCACTGTGTGAGCGTGGGCGCGGATGGGAAGGTTTATACGATCTCGGAGAAGTCTGGGAAGCTGATGTCTTTTGATGCCTGCGGGGCTGGCAATGTGGTGATGGAGGACATTCTGGGGCACTCGATTTTAGCGATGCCAAACGGCAACCTGTACGTGACGACCAACGGTGAGAAGCCGAGGGAAGAGGGCACGGTGTGGCTGATCAAGGACGGGAAGAAGACGCTGCTGGACCGGGGAATCAAGTTTGCGACAGGGATGGCGTACCGGCCGGACCAGTGGCTGCTATCTGTGGCTGAAGGGCACTCGAAGTGGGCATACAGCTACCAGATCAACGACGATGGCACGCTGAAGAACAAGGAGCGCTTTTTCCATCTGCATGTGGCGGACTGGGATGATGATGCGGGGCCAGAGTGCCTGTGCTACTCGATCGAGGGAAGGCAGTTTATTGCGACGAAGAGCGGGGTGCAGATCAGTGCGGATGACGGTCCGACGCAGATCATTCTGCCGGTGCCAGACCGCAGCCGTGTGACAGCGGTGGCGATCGGCGGGAAGGACAAGGACACGCTGTATGCCTTCTGCATGAGCAAGATCTGGAAGCGGAAGATTTTGCAGCATGCGATGGGGGCGTGGAGCCCGTGGACGAAGATGAACGGGACGAAGCTGTGA
- a CDS encoding DUF2334 domain-containing protein, whose protein sequence is MHRTLLFTCAVFWMLLTCGARAQQIILLKLDDVIARRVGTKPVSDRWLKVHDYLVANQIKGSFGIITESLEKDNAMYFQWLKDVQAAGQIEFWMHGYHMKTASEPGEFEHGTAEEQRAILAKGEKLAKEKLGFTLPAFGPHWSGTTEATDEAMELVPEVTIWLYGPEKPKYYKRLSIPRVMALENPTFVPDLEKFKTFYEAKAAKREVLVLQGHPDQWDDKRWAGFTGIIEFLKSKNVQFMTPSEYLKKVQANQP, encoded by the coding sequence ATGCATCGGACACTTCTCTTCACCTGCGCTGTTTTTTGGATGCTCCTCACCTGCGGAGCACGAGCCCAGCAGATCATTCTGCTGAAGCTGGATGATGTCATTGCACGACGGGTGGGGACGAAGCCAGTGTCCGACCGGTGGCTGAAGGTGCATGACTATCTGGTGGCGAATCAGATCAAGGGGTCGTTTGGGATCATCACGGAGTCGCTGGAAAAGGACAATGCGATGTATTTTCAGTGGCTGAAGGATGTGCAGGCGGCGGGGCAGATTGAGTTCTGGATGCACGGCTACCACATGAAGACGGCGAGCGAGCCGGGGGAGTTTGAACATGGGACTGCGGAGGAGCAGCGGGCGATTTTGGCGAAAGGCGAAAAGCTGGCGAAGGAGAAGCTGGGATTCACACTGCCGGCCTTTGGCCCGCACTGGAGCGGCACCACCGAGGCCACGGATGAAGCAATGGAGCTGGTGCCGGAGGTGACAATCTGGCTGTATGGGCCGGAGAAGCCGAAGTACTACAAGCGGCTGAGCATCCCGCGAGTGATGGCGCTGGAGAACCCCACCTTTGTGCCGGACCTGGAGAAGTTTAAGACCTTCTATGAGGCGAAGGCGGCGAAGCGGGAGGTGCTGGTGCTGCAGGGGCATCCTGATCAATGGGATGACAAGCGCTGGGCGGGCTTTACCGGGATTATTGAATTTCTGAAATCGAAGAACGTTCAGTTCATGACGCCCTCCGAGTATCTGAAGAAAGTCCAAGCGAACCAGCCATGA